One Ochotona princeps isolate mOchPri1 chromosome 29, mOchPri1.hap1, whole genome shotgun sequence genomic region harbors:
- the RHOF gene encoding rho-related GTP-binding protein RhoF, which produces MDTPGAPARPAAPGPGRKELKIVIVGDGGCGKTSLLMVYSQGAFPENYAPSVFEKYTASVTVGSKEVVLNLYDTAGQEDYDRLRPLSYQNTHLVLICYDVMNPTSYDNVLIKWFPEVTHFCRGTPMVLIGCKTDLRKDKEQLRKLRAAQLEPITYSQGLSACEQIRAALYLECSAKFRENVENVFREAAKVALSALKKAQRHKQRRLCLLL; this is translated from the exons ATGGACACCCCTGGCGCCCCAGCCCGACCCGCAGCCCCCGGCCCGGGCAGGAAGGAGCTGAAGATCGTGATCGTGGGCGACGGCGGATGCGGCAAGACCTCCCTACTCATGGTGTACAGCCAGGGCGCCTTCCCCGAG AACTACGCACCATCAGTGTTCGAGAAGTACACAGCCAGCGTGACCGTGGGCAGCAAGGAAGTGGTCCTGAACCTGTATGACACGGCAG GGCAGGAGGACTACGACCGGCTGAGGCCCCTGTCCTACCAGAACACCCACCTTGTGCTCATCTGCTATGATGTCATGAACCCCACCAGCTACGACAACGTCCTCATCAAG TGGTTCCCTGAGGTCACGCACTTCTGCCGCGGGACCCCCATGGTTCTCATCGGCTGCAAGACAGATCTGCGGAAAGATAAGGAGCAGCTACGCAAGCTCCGTGCTGCCCAGCTGGAGCCCATCACCTATTCCCAG GGCCTGAGCGCCTGTGAGCAGATCCGTGCGGCCCTCTACCTGGAGTGCTCAGCCAAGTTCCGGGAGAACGTGGAGAACGTCTTCCGGGAGGCCGCCAAGGTGGCCCTCAGTGCACTCAAGAAAGCTCAACGGCACAAACAGCGCCGGCTCTGCCTACTGCTGTGA
- the TMEM120B gene encoding transmembrane protein 120B isoform X1: MSGQLEHCEREWHELEGEFQELQETHRVYRQKLEELTALQASCSGSISKQKKRLKDLKHTLQRYKHHASQEEAQLVQQMSANIKERQNVFFDMEAYLPKKNGLYLNLVLGNVNVTLLSNQAKFAYKDEYEKFKLYLTIILLLGAVACRFVLHYRVTDEVFNFLLVWYYCTLTIRESILISNGSRIKGWWVSHHYVSTFLSGVMLTWPNGLIYQKFRNQFLAFSIFQSCVQFLQYYYQRGCLYRLRALGERNHLDLTVEGFQSWMWRGLTFLLPFLFCGHFWQLYNAVTLFELSSHEECREWQVFVLALTFLVLFLGNFLTTLKVVHAKLQKNRNKMKQP, encoded by the exons GAGACACACCGGGTCTACCGGCAGAAGCTGGAGGAGCTGACGGCCCTGCAGGCCTCGTGCAGTGGCTCCATCAGCAAGCAGAAGAAGCGCCTCAAGGACCTGAAGCACACTCTGCAGAG GTACAAGCACCATGCCAGTCAGGAGGAGGCGCAGCTGGTCCAGCAGATGAGTGCCAAcatcaaggagagacagaatgtctTCTTCGACATGGAGGCCTACCTACCCAAGAAGAACGG GCTATACTTGAACTTGGTCCTCGGAAATGTGAACGTGACCCTTCTCAGCAACCAGGCCAA ATTTGCCTACAAGGACGAGTACGAGAAGTTCAAGCTCTACCTGACCATCATCCTGCTCCTGGGTGCCGTGGCCTGTCGATTTGTCCTGCACTACCG GGTGACGGATGAAGTGTTCAACTTCCTGCTGGTCTGGTATTATTGCACCCTCACCATCCGGGAGAGCATTCTCATCAGCAATGGCTCCAG AATCAAAGGCTGGTGGGTGTCTCATCATTATGTTTCCACATTCCTGTCTGGGGTGATGCTGACCTG GCCTAACGGACTAATCTACCAGAAGTTTCGGAACCAGTTTTTagcattttccatttttcaga GCTGTGTCCAGTTCCTACAGTATTACTATCAGCGAGGCTGCCTGTACCGGCTGCGTGCCCTGGGCGAGAGGAATCACCTGGATCTCACCGTGG AagggttccagtcctggatgtGGCGGGGCCTCACCTTCCTGCTGCCATTCCTGTTCTGTGGCCAC TTCTGGCAGCTCTACAATGCTGTGACACTGTTCGAGCTCTCCAGCCATGAGGAATGCAGAGAATGGCAG GTATTCGTACTGGCTCTCACCTTCCTTGTCCTCTTCCTGGGCAACTTCCTGACCACACTCAAAGTCGTGCATGCCAAACTCCAGAAGAACAGAAACAAGATGAAGCAGCCATGA
- the TMEM120B gene encoding transmembrane protein 120B isoform X2, whose amino-acid sequence MSANIKERQNVFFDMEAYLPKKNGLYLNLVLGNVNVTLLSNQAKFAYKDEYEKFKLYLTIILLLGAVACRFVLHYRVTDEVFNFLLVWYYCTLTIRESILISNGSRIKGWWVSHHYVSTFLSGVMLTWPNGLIYQKFRNQFLAFSIFQSCVQFLQYYYQRGCLYRLRALGERNHLDLTVEGFQSWMWRGLTFLLPFLFCGHFWQLYNAVTLFELSSHEECREWQVFVLALTFLVLFLGNFLTTLKVVHAKLQKNRNKMKQP is encoded by the exons ATGAGTGCCAAcatcaaggagagacagaatgtctTCTTCGACATGGAGGCCTACCTACCCAAGAAGAACGG GCTATACTTGAACTTGGTCCTCGGAAATGTGAACGTGACCCTTCTCAGCAACCAGGCCAA ATTTGCCTACAAGGACGAGTACGAGAAGTTCAAGCTCTACCTGACCATCATCCTGCTCCTGGGTGCCGTGGCCTGTCGATTTGTCCTGCACTACCG GGTGACGGATGAAGTGTTCAACTTCCTGCTGGTCTGGTATTATTGCACCCTCACCATCCGGGAGAGCATTCTCATCAGCAATGGCTCCAG AATCAAAGGCTGGTGGGTGTCTCATCATTATGTTTCCACATTCCTGTCTGGGGTGATGCTGACCTG GCCTAACGGACTAATCTACCAGAAGTTTCGGAACCAGTTTTTagcattttccatttttcaga GCTGTGTCCAGTTCCTACAGTATTACTATCAGCGAGGCTGCCTGTACCGGCTGCGTGCCCTGGGCGAGAGGAATCACCTGGATCTCACCGTGG AagggttccagtcctggatgtGGCGGGGCCTCACCTTCCTGCTGCCATTCCTGTTCTGTGGCCAC TTCTGGCAGCTCTACAATGCTGTGACACTGTTCGAGCTCTCCAGCCATGAGGAATGCAGAGAATGGCAG GTATTCGTACTGGCTCTCACCTTCCTTGTCCTCTTCCTGGGCAACTTCCTGACCACACTCAAAGTCGTGCATGCCAAACTCCAGAAGAACAGAAACAAGATGAAGCAGCCATGA